The window AGCCGCAAACGTGCCATCATCATCGGCGCGGGGCGGGCAGGCGAGCGCCTTGTCCGAGAACTGCAAGCCGAAACCACGCTCGGCTATGAAATTCTCGGCTTCATAGACAAGGAGGGCACCCTGCACGGCAGAACCATCCACGGCAAACCGGTGTTCGGCTCGCTGGATGTTCTTGAAGGCATTGTGAAGAGTATGCGTGCGGATGAGGCCATCATTGCCCTTACCGAAGCAAGCGGTGAATCCATTCTGGAAATTGCCAACGCATGTAACGAGATTGGCCTTGCCCACAAGATTCTGCCGTCCATGCACGAAGTGCTGGACTGGAAACGCGGCGTCAAAGCCCTGCGTGAAGTGAACTACCTTGACCTGCTGGGCCGCTCGCAGATCAATCTGGATACCAGAGCCATTGCCGCCTATCTCGAAGGCCGCACCGTTCTTGTGACCGGATGCGGCGGTTCCATCGGCTCGGAGCTTGTGCGGCAGATCGTTCGTTTCAATCCGGCCAAGCTCATTCTGGTGGATGCCGGAGAGCATAACCTCTACCAGATTGAAATGGAGCTGCTGCACCGCATCGGCTTCAAAAATTACGTGACCGTGCTGGGCAACATCCGCGACGGAGAACTCATGAAGGCGGTATTCGAGACGAACAAGCCGCATGCCGTGTTCCATGCCGCCGCGTACAAGCACGTGCCCATGCTTGAAAGGAACCCGTGGCAGGCCATTCACAACAATATCTTCGGCACCCGCACCATCATGCAGGCAGCCGTGGACGCCGGAGTTGAACGCTTTGTCGTGGTTTCCACCGACAAGGCAGTGCGCCCCACCAACGTCATGGGAACCACCAAGCGCATTACCGAACTGCTCATGCAGACCTTCTCAGATTCCTCCACGCGCTTCATGGCGGTGCGCTTCGGCAACGTGCTGGGCTCTTCCGGCTCCGTCATTCCGCTGTTCCTGGACCAGATCAGCAAGGGCGGCCCGGTCACGGTCACCCATCCCGAAGTCACACGCTACTTCATGTCCATTCCCGAAGCAGCACAGCTCATCCTGCAGTGCGGCACCATGGCCCACGGCGGGGAGACCTTTGTTCTTGATATGGGCGTCCCCGTCCGCATTGCCGACATGGCCGCAGACCTCATCCGCCTTGCGGGATTTGAACCCGGCAAGGACATAGAGATTACCTTCACCGGCCTGCGGGAAGGCGAAAAGCTCTATGAAGAATTGATCACCGACGGAGAAGGCATTCTCCGCACGGAACATGACAAGATCATGGTGCTGGGCTGCTGCGACCTGAAGAACATGGAAACGGGCCGCGAACAGTTCAAGAAGGATCTGGTAGCGCTGGGCAAGGCCGCAGATGCCTATGATCACGAAGGAATCAGAGCGATACTGCGCCGCATGGTACCGGAATACATACCCGCTGAGCACTCCAGCAATTAAACGCAAGCAAGCCTCTCTATCGTGAGTGTGCGCCCGCTCAACTCATTGAGTTTTCTGACTTATAGTCTTTGGACTTGAACATTTGGGCATCCTTGTATACCTGTTTTCTACGTTTTCACAACTTTGTCCAATCAGGAGGCGTCATGTCTGTAGAGAAGCTTGGAGTCCGAGTACGTAAATATCGTGAAGAGCGCAAAATGAGCCGCGAAGAACTGGCTGCCACAGCCGATGTTCAGCTGGCAGTCATCACCGCGCTTGAAGAGGAAGACCTCTGCCCCTCCATAGCCCCCCTACAGAAGCTGGCCCGCGCCCTTAACGTTCGCCTCGGCACCTTCATGGACGATCAGGTTTCCACTGATCCCCTTGTTGTCCGCAAGTCCTCCCGCGAGGCCGACCTGACCATGCAGAAAGCCGGCGACAAGCGCCCTGCCTTCCGTTTCCATTCTCTCGGCAAGGGCAAGACCGACCGGAACATGGAGCCCTTCTTCGTGGAAATTTCTCCCGAGCCGGAAGAAGACCGCAAGCTTTCCTCCCATCAGGGCGAAGAGTTCATCGTGGTGGTTTCCGGTAAGCTGCAGGTCATCTACGGCAAGGAAGAATACATTCTGGAGCCTGGCGACAGCATCTACTACAACTCCATTGTCCCGCATTACGCCGGTGCCGCCGGAGATGCCCCCGCCGAGATTTACGCCGTCATCTACTATCCCTAGGAACGACCGATGGAACAGTTTGAGATTCGAGAAAAGACCCTTGGCCAGATTCTTGACGATACCATCGCGAAGTATCCCGACAACGACGCCGTTATCTATGTAGACCGCGACTACCGCCTCACCTACCGCCAGTTCGGTGCCGTAGTTGACGATCTGGCGCGCGGCCTCATGGCCCTTGGCGTACAGCAGGGGGAAAAGGTGGCTGTATGGTCCACCAACGTTCCCTATTGGGTGGCGCTGCAGTTCGCCACCGCAAAGATCGGCGCGGTATTGCTCACCATCAACACCAACTACCGCAAGAGCGAACTGCAATACCTGCTTACCCAGTCCGAGTGCGAAAACCTGTTCATCATGGACGGCTTCCGCGACCACGACTACCTGCAGACAATTTACGACATCATTCCCGAGCTCAAGACCCAGACCCGCGGCAAACTGCAGTGCGCAGAACTGCCCAATCTGAAGCGGGTCATGTTCCTTGGCGTGGAAAAGCACCGCGGCATGTATTCCGTGCCCGAGATCATGTCCATGAAGGCCATGACCTCACAGCAGGAATACCTTGACCGCCAGAAGAGCCTCTCCCCGCATGACGTGGTGAACATGCAATACACCTCCGGCACCACCGGATTCCCCAAGGGGGTCATGCTCACCCACCTCAGCATCGGCCTGAACGGATACTGGATCGGCAAAAACCAGAACTTCACCAGCAAGGACCGCCTCTGCCTGCCGGTGCCGCTCTTCCACTGCTTCGGCTGCGTGCTGGGCGTGCTGGCCGCCATCAACCACGGGGCCGCACTGGTTATTCTGGAAAGCTTCAATCCCGTTCACGTCATGGCCTCTGTGGATCAGGAAAAATGCACCGCCCTCTACGGCGTGCCCACCATGTTCCTTGCCGTGCTTGAGCACAAACTCTTCGACAAGTTTGACTACAGCTCGCTGCGCACCGGCATCATGGCCGGTTCCGTCTGTCCCGCCCCGCTCATGCGCCGCGTCATCGAAAAGATGAACATGACGGAAATCACCATCTGCTACGGCCTTACCGAAGCCTCCCCGGTTATGACGCAGACCCTGCCGGACGACAGCTTTGAACGCCGTACCCAGAGCGTGGGCAAGCACATGCCCGGCATTGAGGTGAAGATCCTCGACCCCGACACCGGCGAGGAATGCCCCAACGGTGTGCAGGGCGAAGTGGTCTGCCGCGGCTACAATGCCATGAAGGGCTACTACAACATGCCCGAAGCCACGGAAAAGACCATCGACGCAGAAGGCTGGCTCCATTCCGGTGACCTCGGCACCATGGACAAAGACGGCTACGTGGTCATCACCGGCCGCATCAAGGACATGATCATCCGCGGCGGCGAGAACATCTATCCCCGCGAAATCGAGGAATTCCTCTACGGCATGCCTGCCGTGCAGGATGTACAGGTGGTGGGCGTGCCCAGCCGCAAGTACGGCGAAGAGGTGGGGGCCTTCATCATCGCGAAACCCGGCTGCGAAGTGTCGCCCGAAGACGTGCGCGACTACTGCCGCGGACAGATTGCATGGCACAAGGTGCCGCGCTACATCGCATTCGTGAACGAATACCCCATGACCGCCAGCGGCAAGATTCAGAAGTTCAAGCTGCGCGAAATGGCGGGAGAGCAGTTCCCTGAAGCCATGAAGTAATGGCTTGTTGCCTATAATAAAAAAGGCGGCCTCGAAAGAGGCCGCCTTTTTTTTATTATCTCCGGGAAACCATCAACAGCCCGAAAGCTACTTGCTCTCCAGCGGGAGCTGGATGGTGAACGTGGTGCCTCGCCCCACTTCCGCATCCACAGTAAACTGACCGTCATGGTTGGTGGTAATGATGAAGTAGGACACGGAAAGTCCGAGCCCGGTCCCCTCTCCCACAGCCTTGGTGGTGAAGAAAGGCTCGAACACGCGCTTTCGGGTCTCTTCATCCATGCCCGGACCGTTATCGGCCACATCAATGCGGGCACGCCCACGCTCGTAGCTGGTGGAAATGACAATCTGAGGCGGGTCTTCCCGCTCTCCGCGTTCCGCCATGGCCTGCGCGGCATTCTTGAGCAGGTTGAGCAGCACCTGTTCGATTTCCTGCGGCGAACAGACCACCTGCGGCAGCGAGGGCTCATAATTCCGTACGATATCTATATGACGGAAGTCATACTTCTTCTTCAAATCATAGTCGTTGGCGGCAAGATCGATGGTTTTGTCTATAAGTTCGCCAAGATGCACTGACGTACGTCTTGCCTCGCTGCGGCGGCTGAATTCAAGCATGTTGCTCACGATGTTCGCAGCGCGCCTACCCGACTCATTGATGCCGTCAAGGAAACGGATGATGCCGCGATTCTCAAGATAGGTGCGGATGCTTTCAAGAGAGCATCCGGCCTCTTCCGCCGCCTTGTGGTTGGCGGGGAAATCCAGCGAAACTCGGCGACGGATGTTCTGGGCCCCCTGCAGAATGCCGCCCAGAGGGTTGTTGATTTCGTGTGCCATGCCCG is drawn from Desulfovibrio mangrovi and contains these coding sequences:
- a CDS encoding polysaccharide biosynthesis protein — protein: MTRHISRSKNLYTMAAIDLACFAAALLFSYCIRFDFKIPSSYGVQYAELLLPVLAIKFSVFMTMGLYRGMWRYTSLHDGWTLLQAVAIQSCIVLFFIVYAYGAQGFPRSVFILDPLVTFALTGGIRMGIRAYYSIFADGSTPFATTRSLFKASSRKRAIIIGAGRAGERLVRELQAETTLGYEILGFIDKEGTLHGRTIHGKPVFGSLDVLEGIVKSMRADEAIIALTEASGESILEIANACNEIGLAHKILPSMHEVLDWKRGVKALREVNYLDLLGRSQINLDTRAIAAYLEGRTVLVTGCGGSIGSELVRQIVRFNPAKLILVDAGEHNLYQIEMELLHRIGFKNYVTVLGNIRDGELMKAVFETNKPHAVFHAAAYKHVPMLERNPWQAIHNNIFGTRTIMQAAVDAGVERFVVVSTDKAVRPTNVMGTTKRITELLMQTFSDSSTRFMAVRFGNVLGSSGSVIPLFLDQISKGGPVTVTHPEVTRYFMSIPEAAQLILQCGTMAHGGETFVLDMGVPVRIADMAADLIRLAGFEPGKDIEITFTGLREGEKLYEELITDGEGILRTEHDKIMVLGCCDLKNMETGREQFKKDLVALGKAADAYDHEGIRAILRRMVPEYIPAEHSSN
- a CDS encoding cupin domain-containing protein — its product is MSVEKLGVRVRKYREERKMSREELAATADVQLAVITALEEEDLCPSIAPLQKLARALNVRLGTFMDDQVSTDPLVVRKSSREADLTMQKAGDKRPAFRFHSLGKGKTDRNMEPFFVEISPEPEEDRKLSSHQGEEFIVVVSGKLQVIYGKEEYILEPGDSIYYNSIVPHYAGAAGDAPAEIYAVIYYP
- a CDS encoding AMP-binding protein gives rise to the protein MEQFEIREKTLGQILDDTIAKYPDNDAVIYVDRDYRLTYRQFGAVVDDLARGLMALGVQQGEKVAVWSTNVPYWVALQFATAKIGAVLLTINTNYRKSELQYLLTQSECENLFIMDGFRDHDYLQTIYDIIPELKTQTRGKLQCAELPNLKRVMFLGVEKHRGMYSVPEIMSMKAMTSQQEYLDRQKSLSPHDVVNMQYTSGTTGFPKGVMLTHLSIGLNGYWIGKNQNFTSKDRLCLPVPLFHCFGCVLGVLAAINHGAALVILESFNPVHVMASVDQEKCTALYGVPTMFLAVLEHKLFDKFDYSSLRTGIMAGSVCPAPLMRRVIEKMNMTEITICYGLTEASPVMTQTLPDDSFERRTQSVGKHMPGIEVKILDPDTGEECPNGVQGEVVCRGYNAMKGYYNMPEATEKTIDAEGWLHSGDLGTMDKDGYVVITGRIKDMIIRGGENIYPREIEEFLYGMPAVQDVQVVGVPSRKYGEEVGAFIIAKPGCEVSPEDVRDYCRGQIAWHKVPRYIAFVNEYPMTASGKIQKFKLREMAGEQFPEAMK